The genomic stretch AAATGTCAGCGAAATATTTTCAATATTTTTTTTCCTGATCCAATATTTTTTTTGACTCTTTTTCATTATCTAAAAAAAATGCGTAAAGAAATGAAAGAAACAAAAAAGAAGAAAGATGAGCAGATCATCGTCAAAGCCGATAAAAATTACAGAAAAAAAATACTGCTCATTGCATTTACGCTGATCGTTATCGGATTTTTTTTGCTACGATATTTTCAAGCTTTATTAAACAGATTATCAACTCTTGCTGAAGAATCTCCGGGTTTGGCAATCAAAAAAGCAGAAAATTCTTTAAAAATCATTTTTTTTGTAATGTTCCTTTTAAGTTTAGGATTATGTTTTTATTTATACAGATTGGGAACATCAATCCTGAAATCCGAACAATTTCCACCTCCGGGAATTAAGGTTATCAAAGACACAAAACTCGAAACCGGGAGAAAAGCAAGATCAAGAGGAAGAATGCTGCAGGTTTTATCCATCTTATTTCTGATGATGGGAGTTCTTGTTCCGATAACGGTCTCTTTGATTTTGAGAAATTTCTAAATGGAAACTTGCCAAATTTCAAAAATTTAGCAAGTTTTAAAGAGGATTCAAATGAAGCAGATAAAATGCAGATCGTGTGGGAAAATGGTCAGTTCCAACACTAAAAGATGTCCAAAATGTGGAACTTTGCTGAAACTCCCAAAGGCTCTACTGATCACTATTTTAGCAATTTTTTCGTTCATTGTAGGAATCATAATCGTAACATTCTTATTTTGAAGTTGATTAAATATCATTTTCTCATCTTGCAAATATCAGATGTAAAAGCGTATCTTATTTTATTTTAAGGCAGTTACCAATCCACCTTAAAAAAATATAAATTATCATTGACTTATTAACCTGATTTTTTTTTCTCAAATCTGGAAAAGGGAAATAAAATTTTCAGAAATTTGATGCTGAATTCGTAAAATTTGAAAATTTATTTCTGCCTTTCTTTATTTTGTTTTTGAGGAAAAATCTATGACATTTGTCCACCTGCATAACCATACTCAATATAGTTTACTCGATGGAGCCTGTCGTGTCGATAAAATGATCGAACTGGCTAAACAATATAAAATGCCGGCTGTTGCCATGACCGATCATGGCAATATGTTCGGTGCGATAGATTTTTATAATACTGCCAGAAAAGAAGGAATAAAACCGATCATCGGGATTGAAACATATGTGATCAATGGTGAGCTTGATGATTCGAAGGCAAAAAAAGATACAAGACATCATTTAGTGCTTTTAGCGAAAAATCTGGTCGGTTATAAAAACCTGATAAAAATTTCTTCGATCGCTTTTCTCGATGGATTTTATTATAAACCGAGGATCAGCAAATCTCTTTTACAAAAATATTCCGCAGGATTGATCTGTCTTTCTGCCTGCATCAAGGGTGAGATTCCTTCCTTATTATTAAATAAGAAGTTCAAAAAAGCAGAAAAAGTTGTCGAGTTTTATAAGAAAACTTTTCAAGATGGATTTTATCTTGAAATTCAAGATCATGGTCTGGACGAAGAAAAAACCATAACTCCGCTCCTGATCCAACTTGCAAAAGATACAAAAACTCCTTTAGTTCTGACCAATGATTGTCATTATCTTTATGCAAAAGATGCAGATGCTCATGATGTTCTGCTCTGCATCCAGACAGGAAAATCACTTTCAGATTCTAATCGAATGAAATATAATACAAATCAATTGTATTTTAAACCTGAAGAGGAGATGAAAAAACTTTTTCCGGAAATTCCTGAAGCATACGAAAATACTCTCAAAATCGCAGATCAGATTGATTTGCAACTCGATTATAATGACTTTCTGTTACCGAAAGTCGAGATCCCGAAAGGTTATTCCGACATGCAGGAATACCTGAAATTTCTCTGTTTGGAAAGTGCAAAAAAGAAATATCCAAAAATTACGGATGAGATTAAAAATCGGATCGAATATGAACTTTCAGTTATCCATAAAATGGGATTTGAAGGCTATTTTCTGGTGGTAAAAGACCTGATTGATGCTGCTCGCAAGATGGATATTCCGGTTGGACCGGGAAGAGGTTCTGCTGCCGGAAGTATTGTCTCATATTTATTGGATATCACTCAAATCGAACCGCTTAAATATAACCTTTTTTTTGAGAGATTCCTGAATCCGGAAAGGATTGGGATGCCTGATATCGA from Candidatus Cloacimonadota bacterium encodes the following:
- a CDS encoding zinc-ribbon domain-containing protein; this translates as MKQIKCRSCGKMVSSNTKRCPKCGTLLKLPKALLITILAIFSFIVGIIIVTFLF